A stretch of Synechococcus sp. WH 8020 DNA encodes these proteins:
- the thiO gene encoding glycine oxidase ThiO, with amino-acid sequence MSNEQVLILGGGLMGLAIAHHLARRGCSVTVLSRRRNEAAGFVAAGMLAPHAEGLTGDLLRLGQLSLERIPRWVAQIEADSGLPCGLRATGIVVPFKDAKERDRYATAAFGEALNRQRLEQLLPGIAPDWKAGLLFDQDGQIDNRRQLMRALESACVDRGVNFQEGVEVLNLLKHDGRLYGVRTRDSEGLLSTLTCTKAVLCSGAWSAQLLPELPVFPVKGQMVSLQTPRGALRHVIFGPGTYLVPREDGLVVVGATSEPEAGFNEGLTPQGQKSLNQGIAALLPDAVNWPPMERWWGFRPCTPDEGPLLGQGPIPGLWLACGHHRNGVLLAAITTELLADAITHQATSSEATRMLHAFRWDRFAD; translated from the coding sequence ATGAGCAATGAGCAAGTGCTGATCCTTGGCGGCGGACTAATGGGCCTAGCAATCGCCCATCATCTGGCCAGGCGCGGCTGTTCCGTGACCGTGCTCAGCCGGCGGCGGAACGAAGCCGCCGGGTTTGTGGCAGCAGGAATGCTGGCCCCCCACGCCGAAGGCTTGACTGGCGATCTGTTGCGACTAGGCCAACTGAGCTTGGAGCGGATTCCCCGCTGGGTGGCACAGATTGAAGCCGACAGTGGGCTGCCCTGCGGCCTGCGCGCCACAGGAATTGTTGTGCCCTTCAAGGATGCAAAGGAGCGAGATCGTTATGCAACCGCCGCCTTTGGCGAAGCCCTGAACAGACAACGCCTCGAGCAGCTGCTCCCTGGCATCGCACCGGACTGGAAGGCCGGTCTGCTGTTTGACCAAGACGGGCAAATAGACAATCGCCGCCAACTCATGCGCGCCTTAGAGAGTGCTTGCGTCGACCGGGGTGTGAACTTTCAGGAAGGGGTGGAAGTTCTCAACCTCCTGAAACATGACGGTCGCCTTTATGGCGTTCGAACCCGTGATTCAGAAGGCCTGCTTTCGACATTGACATGTACGAAGGCCGTTCTCTGCAGCGGAGCCTGGAGTGCCCAGCTTCTTCCTGAATTACCGGTGTTTCCAGTGAAGGGGCAGATGGTGTCACTCCAAACCCCAAGAGGCGCCCTCAGACATGTGATCTTTGGACCGGGCACCTATTTAGTCCCTAGGGAGGATGGTCTGGTGGTGGTAGGAGCCACCTCAGAACCAGAGGCTGGCTTCAATGAAGGATTGACGCCCCAAGGACAAAAAAGTCTCAACCAAGGGATCGCTGCGCTGCTTCCCGATGCTGTGAACTGGCCACCGATGGAGCGTTGGTGGGGATTTCGTCCCTGCACTCCGGACGAGGGCCCACTGCTGGGGCAAGGCCCAATCCCTGGGCTTTGGCTGGCCTGCGGCCATCACCGCAATGGTGTCTTGCTCGCAGCAATTACAACTGAATTATTGGCTGACGCCATCACTCATCAAGCCACAAGCTCTGAAGCCACAAGGATGCTTCATGCGTTCCGCTGGGACCGTTTTGCTGACTGA
- the speA gene encoding biosynthetic arginine decarboxylase, producing MVLADSITWTGSDSAQLYGLERWGDPYFSINPRGHVSVQPRGDRGGSLDLMELVAGLQDRSLGLPLLIRFDDILEDRLERLHAAFERAVTRYDYAGRYQGVFPVKCNQQRHVVEELVTCGRRWHFGLEAGSKAELLIALSLMDDPEALLICNGYKDQRYIETAILARRLGRRPVVVIEQPDEVQRIIDASQELGAAPLIGIRARLSSRSTGRWGSSVGDKAKFGLPAPEIIAAVEALRDANLLSELRLLHFHVGSQINDIAVVKDALQEASRLYVELHALGAPMGYLDVGGGLGIDYDGSRTSTAASTNYSLQNYANDVVATVKEGCEPNNVPVPTLVSESGRAIASHFSVLVFNVLGSGGLQQPAPPVEQDEPLIVRNLRETFQGIQASPTETPVDPSRLQEAWNDALKFKEDALAAFRLGYLSLKERSMAEQLTWACARALLDRLHDVAKLPDDLKTLPAVLAETYYANLSIFRSAPDTWAIQQLFPVMPLHRLNEKPTRLGHFADLTCDSDGKLNRFINDGQNKPLLELHPLKPHEPYLIGMFLGGAYQEVMGNLHNLFGSTDAAHIRLAPGGDYQVDHVVRGDTNADVLEMMEHDPVQLLERLRMASEKAISSGTLRIHESRRLMDHLEISLRQSTYLQS from the coding sequence ATGGTGCTCGCCGATTCCATCACCTGGACGGGGAGCGATAGCGCCCAGCTTTATGGGCTGGAGCGCTGGGGTGATCCTTATTTCTCGATCAACCCACGCGGACATGTCAGTGTGCAGCCACGCGGAGACCGTGGCGGAAGCCTTGATCTGATGGAGCTGGTGGCTGGCCTGCAGGACCGCAGCCTTGGACTCCCCCTCCTGATCCGCTTCGACGACATCCTTGAAGACAGATTGGAACGCCTGCACGCTGCATTTGAACGGGCGGTTACTCGCTACGACTACGCGGGGCGTTATCAAGGCGTCTTCCCCGTGAAGTGCAACCAACAGCGCCACGTTGTGGAAGAGCTGGTGACCTGCGGAAGGCGCTGGCATTTCGGTTTAGAGGCTGGCAGTAAAGCCGAACTCCTGATCGCTCTCTCTTTGATGGACGACCCTGAGGCCCTTCTGATCTGTAACGGCTACAAAGATCAGCGCTACATCGAAACCGCGATTTTGGCCAGACGGCTTGGCCGAAGGCCTGTCGTGGTGATCGAACAACCGGACGAAGTACAACGCATCATCGATGCAAGTCAGGAGCTCGGAGCCGCACCGCTCATCGGAATTCGCGCTCGGCTCTCCAGCCGAAGCACCGGACGTTGGGGTAGCTCTGTAGGGGATAAAGCGAAATTTGGGCTGCCTGCTCCCGAGATCATTGCCGCAGTTGAGGCCCTACGGGACGCCAACCTGCTCAGCGAACTGCGCCTGCTGCATTTCCATGTAGGCAGCCAAATCAATGACATCGCCGTCGTTAAAGATGCCTTACAGGAAGCCTCGCGCCTGTATGTGGAACTGCATGCCCTTGGAGCCCCAATGGGCTACCTAGATGTAGGCGGTGGTCTCGGAATCGACTACGACGGCAGTCGCACCTCTACGGCGGCCTCGACCAACTACTCCCTGCAGAACTACGCCAATGATGTTGTCGCGACCGTGAAAGAGGGGTGCGAGCCCAACAACGTTCCCGTGCCAACACTCGTCAGCGAAAGCGGTCGAGCGATTGCGAGTCATTTCTCAGTGCTGGTGTTCAACGTTCTGGGTAGCGGTGGCCTCCAACAACCAGCACCTCCTGTTGAACAGGATGAACCCCTGATCGTTCGCAATCTGCGTGAAACCTTTCAAGGCATCCAAGCCTCACCCACCGAAACTCCTGTTGACCCCTCTCGTCTTCAAGAAGCCTGGAACGATGCACTCAAGTTCAAAGAAGATGCTTTAGCAGCGTTCCGGCTCGGCTATCTGAGCTTGAAAGAACGGAGCATGGCGGAGCAACTCACCTGGGCATGCGCCAGGGCCTTGCTCGATCGTCTACACGATGTAGCGAAACTGCCCGACGACCTCAAAACACTGCCGGCCGTCTTGGCAGAGACCTACTACGCCAACCTTTCGATTTTTCGCTCCGCTCCTGACACCTGGGCCATCCAGCAACTCTTCCCTGTGATGCCACTGCATCGTCTCAACGAAAAACCCACACGTCTCGGCCATTTTGCCGATTTAACGTGCGACTCCGATGGCAAGCTGAATCGATTCATCAACGATGGGCAGAACAAGCCCCTGCTCGAACTTCATCCCCTCAAGCCCCATGAGCCCTATCTGATCGGGATGTTTCTCGGTGGTGCTTATCAAGAAGTGATGGGCAATCTGCACAACTTGTTCGGCAGCACTGATGCCGCTCACATTCGGCTAGCCCCAGGAGGCGACTACCAAGTCGATCATGTCGTGCGTGGCGACACCAACGCCGACGTGCTGGAAATGATGGAACATGACCCAGTTCAACTCCTGGAACGACTGCGCATGGCCAGTGAGAAAGCAATCAGCAGCGGCACATTACGCATCCATGAATCAAGACGATTAATGGATCACCTCGAAATCAGTCTGCGCCAGAGCACCTATTTACAAAGCTGA
- a CDS encoding efflux RND transporter permease subunit translates to MSFADPFIKRPVLTSVCSIAIFIAGLVFVQTLPIEFVPDVAPSQIRISANYPGGNASIVEKSVTDQLEDLLSDTPGVDYLISSSTSNSSTIQMYLAPETSADTAMLDAQNRIQKGLQNLPQVTQDQGVSVSQSTDTTLSGYMITSDQGQYDSAYLATLIEDNLKKQIQLINGVGTVTIYPADSRFQVFLDPDLLKSYDLTAKEVSQKIISQNSPSSAGSVGAPYLSDDASYSYPVLVKDGGYIQTVEEFENLAVRTSPSGALIRLKDIGKVEYISDPTFSLKTLNGYPASYININQKSGSNAVQVARGIERVVDDFKKIAPPGIEVVQMQNQKSFILDSIENVTDALGLAVILVLVTLVLFLKKWRTVLIPALAIPVAIVGTFLFLGLFGFTLNFLTLTGLVLATGLVVDDAILVVESVAKNMEAGMSPKQAAISTMNELSGAVVSTSLVLITLFLPVTLVASSVGKIYQQFAVTIIFAIAISTFNALTFSPMMAGLILLPGDQKTASKWVTGIGGLIVGALFGMFTRANFGDLIVPISIAFFGVAGFYLNKVFQAFESLYSALENRFAVVLKYLIQNYVVVSACLVPAFMMTFFLFNSTPTGLIPQEDTNILVGSMQLTSGSSLPATAKVAEQAASILQKDQQSKDSAIENAVVIAGSGSTESITVFASLKPLEDRPLKLQGADAQQLALGAKLSSLPTAFPPQLFQPPMINVAQNSSINMLLVDRSNRSYTFEELNEFAQRFRESAQKDSSIASIITTFAPDSPAYELTINRSKLSSLGVDFDKAMSVLLELAGGSRVNQTSISGGVKDVQIISDSRGRREIDDLLNYSVKSETTGEMVKIRQFAEAELISAPPSIDHFSFNRSVRFSIQPKAGFSQGQVINRLEKIFAESDFKNLDYEFDGLARTQVESGGQILMLFALAGLAVFLILSATYESYITSTTILLTVPLAILGSLLFVKMRSMDINIFSQVGLLMLIGLAAKNAILVVEFADQGMANGLEAAQAALEAAKSRLRPILMTSIASLAGFLPLVVARNAGANAQQSIGTVVFGGLLVGTILSLGVVPSVYVFIKGLEARWFKPDRMIRPDV, encoded by the coding sequence ATGTCATTTGCTGATCCTTTTATAAAAAGACCCGTTCTTACGAGTGTTTGTAGCATCGCAATTTTTATTGCTGGCTTGGTTTTTGTTCAAACGCTGCCAATTGAATTTGTGCCAGATGTTGCACCATCTCAAATACGAATTTCTGCTAATTATCCTGGTGGAAATGCCAGTATTGTCGAGAAATCAGTCACTGATCAATTAGAGGATTTGCTCTCCGATACTCCTGGTGTTGATTACTTAATCTCTAGTTCAACTTCAAATTCCAGTACCATACAGATGTATTTGGCGCCGGAAACCTCTGCGGATACGGCCATGTTGGATGCGCAAAATCGCATTCAAAAAGGGTTGCAAAACCTGCCACAGGTTACGCAAGATCAAGGTGTGAGTGTTAGCCAGTCTACCGACACTACCCTTAGTGGTTATATGATTACATCTGATCAAGGACAATATGATTCAGCATATCTTGCGACTTTGATCGAAGATAATTTGAAGAAGCAGATTCAACTCATTAATGGTGTAGGTACGGTCACTATTTATCCAGCAGATTCTCGATTTCAGGTGTTTCTGGACCCCGATTTGCTTAAATCCTATGATCTCACAGCTAAAGAAGTTTCGCAAAAAATAATATCACAAAATTCCCCATCATCAGCCGGTAGTGTCGGAGCACCCTATTTGAGTGATGATGCTTCCTACTCTTATCCAGTGCTAGTGAAAGATGGTGGATATATTCAGACAGTAGAGGAATTTGAAAATCTTGCGGTGAGAACATCTCCATCCGGTGCACTGATTCGTTTGAAGGACATCGGTAAGGTTGAATACATTTCAGACCCAACTTTCTCCTTGAAGACCTTAAATGGTTACCCTGCAAGTTATATCAATATTAATCAGAAATCTGGCAGTAATGCTGTACAGGTTGCTAGAGGTATAGAGAGGGTTGTTGATGATTTTAAAAAAATAGCCCCTCCAGGCATTGAGGTTGTGCAGATGCAGAACCAAAAATCTTTCATCTTAGATTCCATTGAAAATGTAACTGATGCCCTTGGGTTGGCCGTCATTTTGGTCTTGGTAACGCTTGTATTGTTTCTAAAAAAGTGGCGAACAGTATTGATTCCTGCTTTGGCTATTCCAGTGGCCATTGTTGGCACTTTTCTGTTTTTAGGTTTGTTTGGTTTTACTTTGAACTTTTTGACCTTGACGGGGCTTGTTCTTGCCACTGGTTTGGTGGTGGATGATGCGATCTTGGTGGTTGAGTCTGTGGCCAAGAATATGGAGGCAGGTATGTCTCCAAAACAAGCCGCAATCTCCACCATGAATGAGCTTTCTGGTGCTGTGGTTTCTACATCTCTGGTCTTGATCACTTTGTTTCTGCCAGTGACTTTGGTTGCTTCATCTGTTGGAAAGATTTATCAGCAGTTTGCCGTTACGATTATTTTTGCGATTGCAATATCTACATTTAATGCTTTAACATTTTCGCCAATGATGGCGGGTTTAATACTGCTTCCTGGAGATCAAAAAACTGCATCTAAATGGGTGACTGGAATAGGGGGATTAATAGTAGGTGCTCTATTTGGCATGTTCACTCGTGCAAACTTTGGAGATCTGATTGTACCAATATCGATTGCTTTCTTTGGAGTTGCTGGCTTCTATTTAAATAAGGTTTTCCAGGCGTTTGAATCTTTGTATAGCGCTCTTGAAAATAGGTTTGCAGTGGTTTTGAAGTATTTGATTCAAAATTATGTTGTTGTCTCTGCGTGCTTGGTTCCCGCTTTCATGATGACGTTCTTTTTGTTCAACTCAACTCCAACAGGTTTGATCCCACAAGAAGATACGAATATCTTGGTTGGTTCAATGCAGTTAACTTCAGGTTCATCTCTCCCCGCAACTGCAAAGGTTGCTGAGCAAGCCGCGTCTATTTTGCAAAAAGATCAGCAATCGAAAGACTCTGCTATCGAAAATGCAGTTGTCATAGCTGGTTCAGGCAGCACGGAAAGTATTACGGTTTTTGCCTCTCTTAAACCTCTTGAGGATCGTCCTCTGAAATTGCAAGGTGCAGATGCACAGCAGCTAGCTCTTGGAGCAAAATTATCATCTTTGCCAACTGCCTTCCCGCCACAGCTTTTTCAGCCACCCATGATTAATGTTGCGCAAAATTCTTCGATTAATATGTTGCTTGTTGATAGAAGTAATAGGTCCTACACATTTGAAGAATTAAATGAGTTTGCCCAACGCTTCCGAGAATCGGCTCAAAAAGATTCCTCGATTGCCAGTATTATTACGACATTTGCTCCGGACTCTCCTGCTTATGAGTTGACGATTAATCGTTCCAAGCTTTCTTCCCTTGGGGTTGATTTTGATAAAGCGATGAGTGTTTTGCTTGAACTAGCAGGCGGTTCTAGAGTGAATCAAACATCAATCAGTGGTGGTGTTAAAGACGTTCAAATCATTAGTGATTCACGAGGGAGGCGCGAAATTGATGATCTTTTGAATTATTCCGTGAAGTCAGAGACGACCGGTGAGATGGTTAAAATAAGACAATTTGCGGAAGCTGAATTAATCAGCGCTCCTCCATCAATCGATCATTTCAGTTTTAATCGTTCAGTTAGATTCTCGATTCAGCCTAAGGCTGGATTTTCGCAAGGCCAAGTAATTAATCGCCTTGAGAAAATCTTTGCTGAAAGTGATTTCAAGAATCTTGATTATGAATTTGATGGCCTAGCTCGAACACAGGTTGAGTCCGGTGGTCAGATTTTGATGTTGTTTGCCTTGGCTGGTTTGGCAGTGTTTTTGATTTTGTCTGCAACGTATGAAAGCTATATTACGTCTACTACGATTTTATTGACCGTTCCTCTTGCCATATTGGGAAGTCTGCTTTTTGTTAAAATGAGGTCTATGGATATTAATATATTTTCTCAGGTGGGCTTGCTCATGCTGATTGGCCTTGCTGCAAAGAATGCCATTCTTGTTGTTGAATTTGCTGATCAGGGTATGGCTAATGGCTTGGAGGCGGCTCAAGCAGCTCTCGAAGCTGCAAAATCTAGATTACGCCCGATTCTAATGACATCCATTGCTTCTTTGGCAGGTTTCTTGCCCCTCGTGGTTGCAAGGAATGCAGGAGCTAATGCTCAGCAGTCGATTGGCACGGTTGTGTTCGGCGGCCTTCTCGTGGGAACCATTCTTTCTCTAGGTGTGGTCCCTTCTGTCTATGTTTTTATCAAAGGTTTGGAAGCACGTTGGTTTAAACCGGATCGAATGATCCGTCCGGACGTATGA
- the ndk gene encoding nucleoside-diphosphate kinase, producing the protein MAAERSFIAIKPDGVQRGLVGEILGRFERKGFKLVGLKQLTPSRELAEQHYGVHKERPFFAGLVDFITSGPVVAMVWEGDGVITSARKLIGATKPLEAEPGTIRGDLAINIGRNVIHGSDAPETAEFEIGLWFQPSELSDWTPSDQSWRVEG; encoded by the coding sequence ATGGCTGCCGAACGCTCTTTTATTGCTATCAAACCCGACGGCGTTCAACGCGGTCTAGTGGGCGAGATCCTGGGTCGCTTTGAGCGCAAGGGTTTCAAACTGGTGGGTCTGAAGCAGCTCACCCCGAGCCGTGAGCTGGCTGAACAGCACTACGGAGTGCATAAAGAGCGCCCCTTCTTTGCTGGTTTGGTGGACTTCATCACATCAGGCCCTGTGGTGGCGATGGTCTGGGAAGGCGATGGTGTGATCACCAGCGCGCGCAAACTGATTGGCGCCACCAAGCCTTTGGAGGCTGAGCCTGGCACCATTCGGGGCGACTTGGCCATCAACATTGGCCGCAATGTGATTCACGGTTCTGATGCACCAGAAACTGCTGAATTTGAGATTGGGCTTTGGTTCCAGCCCTCTGAATTGAGCGATTGGACGCCTTCTGATCAAAGCTGGCGCGTCGAGGGCTGA
- the gatB gene encoding Asp-tRNA(Asn)/Glu-tRNA(Gln) amidotransferase subunit GatB, with product MAAPAATELAWEAVIGLETHVQLGTNSKIFTSASTAYGDDPNTHIDPVVCGLPGTLPVLNRKVLEYAVKASMGLNLNIAEHCKFDRKQYFYPDLPKNYQITQFDEPIAEEGWIEVEVAEKGKDTYLKKIGIERLHMEEDAGKLVHAGSDRLAGSTHSLVDYNRAGVALAEIVSKPDLRNGREAAEYASEIRRIMRYLGVSDGNMQEGSLRCDVNISVRRGPDAPFGTKVEIKNMNSFSAIQKACEYEIQRQIKAYESGEPIIQETRLWDESKQLTKSMRSKEGASDYRYFPDPDLGPIEVSVDQREAWRSELPELPAAKRHRYADDLGLSQYDARVLTDERPMADYFEAVVAADADPKLAANWITGDIAAHVNSHRLSYTELPFRPDQLAEMVTLIDGGKISGKIAKELLPELLEKGGSPKAIVDERGLGMISDPSAITTIVEELLSAHPDEVEAFRGGKTKLQGFFVGQLMKKTGGKADPKLANQILSKKLKG from the coding sequence ATGGCGGCACCTGCAGCAACGGAACTGGCTTGGGAAGCCGTGATCGGTCTTGAGACCCATGTGCAGTTGGGGACCAACAGCAAGATTTTCACGTCCGCATCCACTGCTTACGGGGATGACCCCAACACCCATATCGATCCAGTGGTGTGTGGCCTCCCTGGGACGCTTCCAGTTTTGAATCGAAAAGTGCTCGAGTATGCCGTTAAGGCTTCGATGGGACTGAACCTGAACATTGCTGAGCACTGCAAATTTGATCGCAAGCAATATTTCTATCCAGACCTTCCTAAGAACTATCAAATCACTCAATTCGATGAGCCGATTGCAGAAGAGGGTTGGATCGAGGTGGAAGTTGCCGAGAAAGGCAAAGACACCTATCTGAAAAAGATCGGAATCGAGCGCCTGCATATGGAGGAGGATGCCGGCAAGTTGGTGCACGCCGGAAGTGATCGCCTGGCGGGCTCAACGCATTCCTTAGTGGACTACAACCGTGCTGGTGTGGCCCTCGCCGAGATTGTGAGCAAGCCCGATTTACGCAACGGCAGGGAAGCGGCGGAATACGCATCTGAGATCCGCCGGATCATGCGCTATCTGGGCGTGAGTGATGGAAATATGCAGGAGGGCTCCTTGCGTTGCGACGTCAATATCTCTGTGCGACGGGGCCCCGATGCACCCTTCGGTACGAAGGTGGAAATCAAGAACATGAACTCCTTTTCTGCCATCCAGAAGGCATGCGAGTACGAGATCCAGCGTCAGATCAAGGCCTACGAATCCGGTGAGCCGATCATTCAGGAAACGCGCCTCTGGGACGAGAGCAAACAGCTCACCAAGAGCATGCGAAGCAAGGAGGGAGCAAGCGATTACCGTTATTTCCCTGATCCGGATCTTGGCCCGATTGAGGTGAGCGTTGATCAGCGCGAAGCCTGGAGGAGTGAACTGCCAGAGCTGCCAGCGGCCAAACGTCATCGCTATGCCGATGACTTAGGTCTGTCCCAGTACGACGCTCGTGTCCTTACAGACGAGCGTCCGATGGCGGACTATTTCGAGGCTGTCGTCGCGGCTGATGCTGATCCCAAATTGGCCGCCAACTGGATCACTGGTGATATTGCTGCACACGTCAACAGCCACCGGCTGAGTTACACAGAACTCCCCTTCCGCCCTGATCAGCTGGCGGAAATGGTGACGTTGATCGATGGCGGCAAAATCAGCGGCAAGATTGCCAAGGAACTTCTTCCTGAATTGCTCGAAAAGGGTGGTTCACCTAAGGCGATCGTTGATGAGAGAGGGCTCGGCATGATTAGCGATCCTTCAGCGATTACCACCATTGTTGAAGAGTTGCTCTCCGCTCATCCTGATGAAGTGGAAGCTTTCCGTGGCGGCAAGACCAAACTGCAGGGCTTTTTTGTTGGACAGCTGATGAAAAAGACCGGTGGCAAGGCTGACCCAAAACTTGCCAACCAGATTCTCAGTAAGAAACTGAAGGGATGA
- a CDS encoding CHASE2 domain-containing protein gives MAQHPWQWISRHSSVLVFAVAVAVVGGMTPALTNRLELQFSGWVQETRGKQPVPKGIVIVAIDDFSLQQAANTDLSADPLLTSLKQWPWPRSVHAIVLERLIEAGATTVGFDLVFESPSSHGIKDDKIFAEALDRHRERVVLGVQVLASRGPVAGLSLMDIAPSLLHSIQPPARGLLNGGPDLDGVIRKRPGDTSKNLQLKLGPAVPNSLAVAMLELSDQSADLTSRTSIHLLPYGPPRTIPTISIWELLESNAYESLKSSGLVKNAQVLVGPTAAVFQDLHPAVFSGAEGMPGVEIHATELANRSEGRSLIWIASPPGWNLVMGVAVLIAGLSVARWDQPFPRFGVLAALSIALVISSGALIAWAGIHLPILGLAISLAATGMVSSGEATVRLQWQRLRLRQTLGRYLSPAVAAEVANQPQEADGLLGGRLMNVVIMMSDIRGFTAFTQEMTSRGEVQTLVQRLNRYFTAVVDVIHAHEGTVDKFIGDAVLAVFGAPIEKNSKDNVLDALQTAIEVQQCLFTLNQTWEEEGQTSWEQVIVLSYGWVLSGNIGSSSRMDYTVIGDAVNTASRLEAIAKQCNEPIVISEDVAEQLPTEIPLKDLGEFDIRGQGPQHAFALKTDEINNDLETRR, from the coding sequence ATGGCGCAACATCCTTGGCAATGGATTTCTCGCCATTCGAGCGTCCTCGTTTTCGCAGTCGCAGTTGCGGTTGTGGGTGGGATGACACCTGCATTGACCAACCGATTGGAGCTGCAGTTCTCGGGTTGGGTGCAAGAAACTCGAGGGAAGCAACCAGTGCCAAAGGGCATCGTGATCGTTGCTATTGATGACTTCAGCCTGCAACAAGCTGCAAATACGGATCTAAGCGCCGATCCTCTTCTTACGAGCCTGAAGCAATGGCCCTGGCCCCGCAGTGTGCATGCAATTGTGCTGGAGCGCTTAATCGAGGCAGGCGCAACAACCGTTGGATTTGATCTTGTTTTCGAATCCCCCAGTAGTCACGGAATCAAAGACGACAAAATCTTTGCTGAAGCGCTCGATCGTCATCGCGAGCGAGTGGTTCTAGGGGTTCAAGTGCTCGCCAGCAGGGGACCAGTGGCTGGTTTAAGCCTTATGGACATTGCCCCATCACTACTGCACTCAATACAACCTCCAGCGCGAGGATTGCTAAACGGTGGACCCGATCTGGATGGCGTGATTAGGAAGCGGCCAGGTGACACATCAAAAAACTTGCAACTCAAGCTAGGCCCTGCAGTTCCGAACTCACTCGCGGTTGCAATGCTTGAACTGAGTGATCAAAGCGCTGACTTGACGTCACGCACGAGCATTCACCTCCTCCCTTATGGACCACCGCGCACGATCCCGACCATTTCAATCTGGGAATTACTTGAATCCAATGCTTATGAATCACTGAAATCATCTGGGTTGGTGAAGAACGCCCAGGTTTTAGTTGGACCCACAGCAGCAGTCTTTCAGGACCTTCATCCGGCGGTGTTTTCTGGTGCCGAAGGAATGCCTGGAGTTGAAATTCATGCCACCGAACTCGCCAACCGCAGCGAGGGTCGCTCCTTGATTTGGATCGCATCACCCCCTGGCTGGAATCTTGTCATGGGGGTTGCAGTCCTGATTGCAGGACTGAGCGTGGCTCGCTGGGACCAACCGTTTCCCCGATTTGGCGTTCTTGCTGCACTGTCTATCGCCCTTGTCATTAGCAGTGGTGCTCTGATCGCCTGGGCGGGAATTCACCTGCCCATTTTGGGACTAGCCATCAGTCTTGCCGCGACCGGCATGGTCAGCAGCGGAGAAGCAACGGTCCGTCTCCAATGGCAGCGTCTTCGCCTTCGCCAAACACTCGGGAGATATCTGTCTCCCGCTGTCGCCGCGGAAGTCGCCAACCAACCTCAAGAAGCTGACGGACTACTCGGTGGTCGACTCATGAATGTCGTCATCATGATGAGTGACATCCGTGGATTTACGGCTTTCACTCAAGAGATGACAAGCCGTGGAGAGGTTCAGACTCTCGTTCAACGTTTGAACCGCTATTTCACTGCGGTCGTCGACGTCATTCATGCACATGAAGGAACCGTCGACAAATTTATTGGGGATGCAGTTTTAGCCGTCTTTGGAGCACCAATTGAGAAGAACAGCAAAGACAATGTGCTGGACGCACTTCAAACAGCCATCGAGGTTCAACAATGCCTCTTCACACTGAACCAAACCTGGGAAGAAGAAGGGCAAACTTCCTGGGAGCAAGTGATAGTTCTCAGTTACGGCTGGGTATTGAGCGGCAATATCGGATCATCCAGCCGAATGGATTACACCGTCATTGGGGATGCTGTTAATACAGCAAGCCGCCTCGAGGCCATTGCAAAACAATGCAATGAGCCAATTGTCATAAGCGAGGATGTTGCCGAGCAATTACCAACCGAGATACCACTTAAAGATCTGGGAGAATTCGACATTCGCGGACAAGGCCCTCAACATGCTTTTGCCCTAAAAACCGACGAAATAAACAATGATTTAGAAACACGGCGGTAA
- a CDS encoding Coq4 family protein: protein MHLKLRERLQNLRMVAALASFLKTPGSLDSVFAVADSVKDGPLGEQALRHLLSDRHFKALVDEGWRPDRIDLQNLQTLPEGSLGRCYADQLISQGITPDTLIDPTPVTNANEFVVHRVRETHDIVHVLTGFGLDGDSEIGLQGFNLAQNRSPVAVMLIFGAMLSSLQNDEPLEPLLRALAHGFQMGLNADLVIGRKLEEGWERPLNDWREELKLPVDNHA, encoded by the coding sequence ATGCACCTCAAATTGCGCGAGCGTCTGCAAAATTTGAGAATGGTGGCAGCTCTAGCCAGCTTTCTTAAAACCCCAGGGTCTTTAGACAGCGTTTTTGCTGTAGCAGACAGTGTTAAAGACGGTCCTCTTGGTGAACAAGCCCTTCGCCACCTTCTCTCTGACAGACACTTCAAAGCCCTCGTTGATGAAGGGTGGAGACCAGATCGAATTGATCTACAAAATTTACAAACCCTGCCGGAGGGCAGCCTCGGACGGTGCTATGCCGATCAACTCATCAGCCAAGGCATCACTCCCGACACCTTGATCGATCCAACACCAGTCACCAATGCCAATGAATTCGTTGTTCACAGGGTCAGGGAAACCCACGACATCGTTCATGTACTGACCGGTTTTGGCCTTGACGGGGATAGTGAAATAGGCCTTCAGGGCTTCAACCTGGCTCAGAATCGATCCCCAGTGGCGGTGATGCTCATTTTTGGGGCGATGCTCAGCAGCCTTCAAAACGATGAACCTCTTGAGCCGCTACTCCGCGCACTGGCCCACGGATTTCAGATGGGCCTGAATGCAGATCTGGTGATCGGCCGCAAGCTGGAGGAAGGCTGGGAACGTCCGCTCAACGACTGGCGTGAAGAGCTGAAATTACCCGTAGACAACCACGCATGA